From Anticarsia gemmatalis isolate Benzon Research Colony breed Stoneville strain chromosome 3, ilAntGemm2 primary, whole genome shotgun sequence, one genomic window encodes:
- the rt gene encoding protein O-mannosyltransferase rt isoform X2 — MRSKRRAANKGDGAPSDDKMESSQDIPKTKEIKQDGDLREKVPSGIYLRFEINLVFVGLLVLALSSRLPHLDEPRYVVFDELHYGRYVSLYTKGVFFFDAHPPLGKQLLYLAGKVAGYDGNFTFDRIGTPYSDNVPVTALRLVPAIAGSFLVAVTYQLMLEVSLYHWTAILAGLLVLFENCFLAQSRFMLLESIQILFGLCGILCAIKSTRRNGLASVVWLCTAALSLGCCFSVKYSGLYSYLLAIFLVGRQIWLRIGRKESGLRLALSALWRMLILVAIPFSVYVGVFYAHLAMLPNAGPHDSVMTSAFQASLKGGLASITRGQPLHVAHGSQITLRHTHGRTCWLHSHAHVYPVRYDDGRGSSHQQQVTCYSFKDVNNWWIVKRPDQPSLAVSRPPDAIRHGDVVQLLHGITSRALNSHDVAAPASPQSQEVSCYIDYNVSMSAQNLWRVDIVNRDSEDATWDGIRSMVRLIHVDSGTALRFSGRQLPAWGFHQHEVVADKVLTHQDTVWNVEEHRYTKAEDRKERERELVTAEMIPTTVTELTFWEKFMELQYKMVAHAPDAPTGHMFASEPSEWPLLVRSIAYWLSPNSNAQIHLIGNLITWYSGFISVLVYGAALALYAVRQRRGCEDLPPSALQNFYEAGYILFLGYWIHYLPYFFMDRTLFLHHYLPAYIFKILLLCYIIDHMYFIIQSRERIRPMTNVFILCIVVWLAYVVITFKKFSVLNYGNVDLTEHDLLSLRWKDTWDFILHKKG; from the exons atgcgatcgaaacgtcgggcagcaaataag GGTGATGGTGCACCATCAGATGATAAAATGGAATCCTCACAAGATATTCCAAAAACGAAAGAAATTAAACAAGATGGAGATCTAAGAGAAAAGGTTCCTTCAGGAATATATCTACGATTCGAAATAAATCTGGTGTTTGTAGGGCTACTAGTTTTGGCACTTAGTTCCCGACTGCCCCATCTTGATGAACCTCGCTATGTTGT ATTTGATGAACTACATTACGGGCGATATGTGTCATTGTATACAAAAGGAGTTTTCTTTTTTGACGCTCATCCACCGCTTGGAAAACAGCTACTGTATTTAGCTGGTAAAGTTGCTGGATACGACGGGAATTTTACTTTTGACCGAATCGGCACACCATATTCTGATAACGTGCCTGTAACGGCTCTACGTTTAGTTCCCGCGATAGCCGGGAGCTTCTTAGTAGCAGTCACTTATCAATTAATGCTAGAAGTGTCTTTGTATCATTGGACCGCTATCCTAGCAGGACTCCTTGTTCTATTTG AGAACTGTTTTTTGGCACAGTCAAGGTTTATGTTGCTAGAAAGTATACAGATACTGTTTGGCCTATGTGGAATATTGTGTGCTATAAAAAGCACTCGCCGGAATGGCCTTGCGAGTGTTGTATGGCTTTGCACTGCTGCTCTTTCACTTGGTTGTTGCTTTTC GGTGAAATACTCTGGTCTTTATTCATACCTTCTCGCCATATTCTTGGTGGGGCGACAGATCTGGCTTCGTATTGGTCGTAAAGAATCTGGATTGCGCTTAGCGTTATCGGCACTATGGAGGATGTTGATACTCGTGGCTATTCCGTTTTCGGTTTACGTGGGGGTGTTCTATGCCCACCTGGCGATGTTGCCCAATGCTGGACCACACGACAGTGTAATGACGAGCGCGTTCCAAGCCTCTCTGAAGGGAGGTTTGGCGAGTATAACGCGGGGACAACCATTACACGTAGCTCACGGATCACAGATAACACTCAG GCACACGCACGGTCGCACGTGCTGGCTGCACTCGCACGCGCACGTGTACCCGGTGCGCTACGACGACGGGCGCGGCTCGTCGCACCAGCAGCAGGTCACGTGCTACAGCTTCAAGGACGTCAACAACTGGTGGATCGTGAAGCGCCCCGACCAGCCGTCGCTGGCCGTGTCGCGCCCGCCCGACGCCATCCGCCACGGAGACGTGGTGCAGCTGCTGCACGGCATCACTAGTCGCGCCTTGAATTCACATGATGTTGCCGCACCTGCTTCCCCTCAGTCGCAG GAGGTTTCTTGCTACATCGACTACAACGTGTCGATGTCTGCTCAAAATCTGTGGCGCGTGGACATCGTGAACCGTGACAGTGAGGACGCCACTTGGGACGGGATTCGATCGATGGTGCGACTGATCCACGTCGACTCTGGCACTGCGCTGCGGTTCAGTGGTCGACAGTTGCCCGCCTGGGGCTTCCACCAGCACGAGGTCGTAGCCGACAAAGTGCTCACTCACCAGGACACTGTATGGAACGTTGAAGAACATCGATACACCAAAG CTGAGGACAGAAAGGAGCGGGAAAGAGAACTTGTTACTGCTGAAATGATACCGACGACGGTGACAGAGTTAACGTTTTGGGAGAAGTTCATGGAGCTGCAGTACAAGATGGTCGCGCACGCTCCCGACGCGCCCACAGGACACATGTTCGCCAGCGAACCTTCGGAGTGGCCACTACTAGTGCGCTCTATCGCATATTGGCTGTCACCTAATTCCAAT GCTCAAATACATTTGATTGGTAATCTCATAACTTGGTATAGTGGGTTTATATCAGTGTTAGTGTACGGCGCCGCCCTCGCACTGTATGCTGTACGACAACGTCGCGGCTGTGAAGACTTGCCGCCATCGGCATTACAGAACTTCTATGAAGCCGGCTACATTCTATTTTTAGGTTATTGGATCCATTATCTTCCTTACTTCTTTATGGATCGAACGCTTTTCCTCCATCACTACTTACCAGCATATatcttcaaaattttattattatgttacattATAGATCATATGTACTTCATAATACAGTCTCGAGAAAGAATTCGTCCCATGacaaatgtgtttattttatgtattgtagtGTGGTTAGCATATGTAGTAATTACTTTTAAGAAATTTAGTGTTCTTAATTATGGGAACGTTGATCTGACTGAACATGACCTGCTGAGTCTCAGGTGGAAGGACACCTGGGACTTCATACTTCATAAGAAAGGATGA
- the Prosbeta2 gene encoding proteasome beta2 subunit — protein sequence MASILLPEVPAPGFSFENSQRNAFLAQKGFPAPKATKTGTTIVGIIYADGVILGADTRATENTVVSDKNCQKIHYLASNMYCCGAGTAADTEMTTQTVSSQLELQRLHTGRTVPVETAATLLKRMLFRYQGYIGAALVLGGVDRTGPHIYCIYPHGSVDKLPYATMGSGSLAAMAVFESGWKPNMSEEEGKKLVRDAIAAGIFNDLGSGSNVDLCVIRNSGPAQYLRTYEEANVKGKKQGSYRYPLGTTAVLKQRVIPLEVTSVTVTQSPQPMEVEPSHSRR from the exons atggCCTCTATTTTGTTACCAGAGGTACCTGCTCCTGGTTTCTCCTTTGAGAACAGCCAACG TAATGCTTTCTTGGCGCAAAAAGGATTCCCTGCTCCTAAGGCCACTAAAACCGGCACTACTATTGTTGGCATAATTTATGCCGATGGCGTTATACTTGGCGCTGATACGCGGGCTACTGAAAACACCGTAGTATCGGATAAAAACTGCCAGAAGATCCATTACCTGGCTAGTAACATGTACTGCTGCGGTGCAGGTACCGCGGCAGACACAGAGATGACAACACAAACAGTATCTTCCCAATTGGAGTTGCAGAGACTGCATACAGGTCGCACGGTGCCGGTGGAGACTGCAGCTACCTTGTTGAAGCGCATGCTGTTCCGTTATCAGGGTTATATCGGTGCTGCCTTGGTACTCGGTGGTGTAGATAGAACTGGGCCACACATCTATTGCATTTACCCCCATGGTTCTGTTGATAAGCTGCCCTATGCCACCATGG GTTCTGGATCTCTTGCTGCTATGGCAGTGTTTGAATCTGGTTGGAAACCAAACATGAGTGAGGAGGAAGGCAAGAAGCTTGTCCGTGACGCCATTGCTGCTGGTATCTTCAATGACTTGGGATCTGGTTCTAATGTAGACTTGTGTGTTATTCGTAACTCTGGACCTGCCCAATACCTAAGAACTTATGAGGAAGCTAATGTTAAG GGCAAGAAGCAAGGATCGTACAGATATCCTCTAGGCACTACAGCTGTGCTGAAGCAACGAGTCATCCCCCTGGAGGTAACATCCGTGACGGTCACTCAGAGCCCACAGCCCATGGAAGTGGAGCCTTCACACAGTCGCCGttaa
- the rt gene encoding protein O-mannosyltransferase rt isoform X1 — translation MDQSEGVKKRIKKKHNKEVSEPDTDSYTEKSIHSEREVGDGAPSDDKMESSQDIPKTKEIKQDGDLREKVPSGIYLRFEINLVFVGLLVLALSSRLPHLDEPRYVVFDELHYGRYVSLYTKGVFFFDAHPPLGKQLLYLAGKVAGYDGNFTFDRIGTPYSDNVPVTALRLVPAIAGSFLVAVTYQLMLEVSLYHWTAILAGLLVLFENCFLAQSRFMLLESIQILFGLCGILCAIKSTRRNGLASVVWLCTAALSLGCCFSVKYSGLYSYLLAIFLVGRQIWLRIGRKESGLRLALSALWRMLILVAIPFSVYVGVFYAHLAMLPNAGPHDSVMTSAFQASLKGGLASITRGQPLHVAHGSQITLRHTHGRTCWLHSHAHVYPVRYDDGRGSSHQQQVTCYSFKDVNNWWIVKRPDQPSLAVSRPPDAIRHGDVVQLLHGITSRALNSHDVAAPASPQSQEVSCYIDYNVSMSAQNLWRVDIVNRDSEDATWDGIRSMVRLIHVDSGTALRFSGRQLPAWGFHQHEVVADKVLTHQDTVWNVEEHRYTKAEDRKERERELVTAEMIPTTVTELTFWEKFMELQYKMVAHAPDAPTGHMFASEPSEWPLLVRSIAYWLSPNSNAQIHLIGNLITWYSGFISVLVYGAALALYAVRQRRGCEDLPPSALQNFYEAGYILFLGYWIHYLPYFFMDRTLFLHHYLPAYIFKILLLCYIIDHMYFIIQSRERIRPMTNVFILCIVVWLAYVVITFKKFSVLNYGNVDLTEHDLLSLRWKDTWDFILHKKG, via the exons ATGGATCAATCTGAAGGTGTTAAGAAACgtattaaaaagaaacataataaagAGGTCAGCGAACCTGACACAGACAGTTATACAGAAAAGTCCATACATTCCGAAAGAGAagtt GGTGATGGTGCACCATCAGATGATAAAATGGAATCCTCACAAGATATTCCAAAAACGAAAGAAATTAAACAAGATGGAGATCTAAGAGAAAAGGTTCCTTCAGGAATATATCTACGATTCGAAATAAATCTGGTGTTTGTAGGGCTACTAGTTTTGGCACTTAGTTCCCGACTGCCCCATCTTGATGAACCTCGCTATGTTGT ATTTGATGAACTACATTACGGGCGATATGTGTCATTGTATACAAAAGGAGTTTTCTTTTTTGACGCTCATCCACCGCTTGGAAAACAGCTACTGTATTTAGCTGGTAAAGTTGCTGGATACGACGGGAATTTTACTTTTGACCGAATCGGCACACCATATTCTGATAACGTGCCTGTAACGGCTCTACGTTTAGTTCCCGCGATAGCCGGGAGCTTCTTAGTAGCAGTCACTTATCAATTAATGCTAGAAGTGTCTTTGTATCATTGGACCGCTATCCTAGCAGGACTCCTTGTTCTATTTG AGAACTGTTTTTTGGCACAGTCAAGGTTTATGTTGCTAGAAAGTATACAGATACTGTTTGGCCTATGTGGAATATTGTGTGCTATAAAAAGCACTCGCCGGAATGGCCTTGCGAGTGTTGTATGGCTTTGCACTGCTGCTCTTTCACTTGGTTGTTGCTTTTC GGTGAAATACTCTGGTCTTTATTCATACCTTCTCGCCATATTCTTGGTGGGGCGACAGATCTGGCTTCGTATTGGTCGTAAAGAATCTGGATTGCGCTTAGCGTTATCGGCACTATGGAGGATGTTGATACTCGTGGCTATTCCGTTTTCGGTTTACGTGGGGGTGTTCTATGCCCACCTGGCGATGTTGCCCAATGCTGGACCACACGACAGTGTAATGACGAGCGCGTTCCAAGCCTCTCTGAAGGGAGGTTTGGCGAGTATAACGCGGGGACAACCATTACACGTAGCTCACGGATCACAGATAACACTCAG GCACACGCACGGTCGCACGTGCTGGCTGCACTCGCACGCGCACGTGTACCCGGTGCGCTACGACGACGGGCGCGGCTCGTCGCACCAGCAGCAGGTCACGTGCTACAGCTTCAAGGACGTCAACAACTGGTGGATCGTGAAGCGCCCCGACCAGCCGTCGCTGGCCGTGTCGCGCCCGCCCGACGCCATCCGCCACGGAGACGTGGTGCAGCTGCTGCACGGCATCACTAGTCGCGCCTTGAATTCACATGATGTTGCCGCACCTGCTTCCCCTCAGTCGCAG GAGGTTTCTTGCTACATCGACTACAACGTGTCGATGTCTGCTCAAAATCTGTGGCGCGTGGACATCGTGAACCGTGACAGTGAGGACGCCACTTGGGACGGGATTCGATCGATGGTGCGACTGATCCACGTCGACTCTGGCACTGCGCTGCGGTTCAGTGGTCGACAGTTGCCCGCCTGGGGCTTCCACCAGCACGAGGTCGTAGCCGACAAAGTGCTCACTCACCAGGACACTGTATGGAACGTTGAAGAACATCGATACACCAAAG CTGAGGACAGAAAGGAGCGGGAAAGAGAACTTGTTACTGCTGAAATGATACCGACGACGGTGACAGAGTTAACGTTTTGGGAGAAGTTCATGGAGCTGCAGTACAAGATGGTCGCGCACGCTCCCGACGCGCCCACAGGACACATGTTCGCCAGCGAACCTTCGGAGTGGCCACTACTAGTGCGCTCTATCGCATATTGGCTGTCACCTAATTCCAAT GCTCAAATACATTTGATTGGTAATCTCATAACTTGGTATAGTGGGTTTATATCAGTGTTAGTGTACGGCGCCGCCCTCGCACTGTATGCTGTACGACAACGTCGCGGCTGTGAAGACTTGCCGCCATCGGCATTACAGAACTTCTATGAAGCCGGCTACATTCTATTTTTAGGTTATTGGATCCATTATCTTCCTTACTTCTTTATGGATCGAACGCTTTTCCTCCATCACTACTTACCAGCATATatcttcaaaattttattattatgttacattATAGATCATATGTACTTCATAATACAGTCTCGAGAAAGAATTCGTCCCATGacaaatgtgtttattttatgtattgtagtGTGGTTAGCATATGTAGTAATTACTTTTAAGAAATTTAGTGTTCTTAATTATGGGAACGTTGATCTGACTGAACATGACCTGCTGAGTCTCAGGTGGAAGGACACCTGGGACTTCATACTTCATAAGAAAGGATGA
- the LOC142987570 gene encoding ATPase WRNIP1-like, with amino-acid sequence MATKSEGGKSNTSEPIPCPVCNKNFDKNSIEEHVNKCLFLNTSEENKNRTEISSGKRSSSHLNNSASHEKRSRMSTSPSASHTMKTQSAIVSKTQTKDTSSNLPLAEKMRPVSLQDIVGHTQAFGPGSMIRSLLEQKKIPNMILWGPPGCGKTSMANVIAHICKQQNNMRFVKLSATMSGINDVKEVVKVAKNELQFKRQTVLFMDEIHRFNKLQQDTFLPHVENGTIILVGATTENPSFSLNNALLSRCRVVVMEKLGVDDVLKILKNAIKKSGKAVIQNVKDDLDNIVETTLPNCIVEEGSLQWLAEVCDGDARVALAALELALAARDPGTDIHETGPAILSLDDIKNGIKRSHMIYDRQGEEHYNTISALHKSIRASDDNASLYWITRAMHGGEDPMYIARRLVRMACEDIGLADKNAIVEAVACLQGCQLIGMPECDVLLAQCAVRLARAPKSREVYSAMKRCQQSLAEAKGPLPPVPLHLRNAPTKLMKQIGYGKGYNLSHKDESGLSYMPEGLEDCDYFR; translated from the exons ATGGCTACGAAAAGTGAGGGTGGTAAAAGTAATACTTCAGAGCCAATACCATGCCCGGTTTGTAATAAGAACTTTGACAAAAATAGTATCGAGGAACATGTTAACAAATGTTTATTCTTAAATACATCAGAAGAGAACAAAAATCGAACTGAAATATCTAGCGGCAAGAGAAGTAGTTCACATTTGAATAATTCGGCTTCACATGAAAAGCGCTCAAGAATGAGTACCAGTCCTAGCGCTTCTCACACCATG AAAACACAATCTGCAATTGTGTCCAAGACACAAACAAAAGATACTTCTTCTAACTTGCCACTCGCTGAAAAGATGAGACCAGTCAGTCTACAAGATATTGTTGGACACACACAGGCATTTGGACCTGGATCTATGATAAGATCATTATTAGAGCAAAAGAAAATACCAAATATGATATTATGGGGACCACCGGGATgtggaaaa ACTTCCATGGCTAATGTAATAGCCCACATTTGTAAGCAACAAAACAACATGCGGTTTGTAAAACTGTCTGCTACAATGTCAGGAATAAATGATGTGAAGGAAGTGGTTAAAGTTGCCAAAAATGAACTGCAATTTAAAAGACAAACTGTACTCTTTATGGATGAAATTCACAG GTTTAACAAACTTCAGCAAGACACATTTTTACCTCATGTGGAAAATGGAACTATCATTCTTGTAGGGGCTACAACTGAAAACCCTTCATTTAGTTTAAACAATGCACTCTTAAGTCGCTGCAGAGTTGTAGTTATGGAAAAACTAGGTGTTGATGATGTTCTGAAGATTTTAAAGAATGCTATCAAAAAAAGTGGAAAAGCAGTCATACAAAATGTTAAGGATGATTTAGACAACATTGTAGAAACCACTTTACCTAA ttgcaTTGTGGAAGAAGGATCCTTGCAGTGGCTAGCGGAGGTGTGTGATGGTGATGCAAGGGTGGCATTAGCTGCATTAGAACTTGCGTTAGCCGCGAGGGATCCTGGTACCGATATTCATGAGACAGGACCTGCCATACTTAGTCTTGATGATATAAAGAATGGAATTAAA AGATCACACATGATATATGACAGACAGGGAGAGGAGCATTACAATACTATATCAGCTTTGCACAAGTCAATTCGTGCCAGTGATGACAATGCGTCTCTGTACTGGATCACGCGTGCGATGCACGGAGGCGAGGATCCGATGTACATTGCACGTCGACTTGTGAGGATGGCCTGCGAAGATATAG GCTTAGCTGATAAAAATGCCATAGTAGAAGCTGTTGCATGCCTGCAAGGCTGCCAGCTTATAGGTATGCCTGAATGTGACGTTCTACTTGCGCAATGTGCAGTAAGGCTTGCTAGGGCACCTAAAAGCAGAGAAGTATATTCCGCCATGAAGAGATGTCAGCAGTCCTTAGCTGAGGCCAAAGGACCTCTGCCACCAGTGCCTCTACATCTTCGTAATGCTCCAACTAAACTAATGAAACAAATAG GATATGGCAAAGGATATAATCTTTCACACAAAGATGAGTCTGGATTGAGTTATATGCCTGAAGGATTAGAAGACTGTGATTACTTTCGCTAG
- the shv gene encoding dnaJ heat shock protein family member shriveled, whose product MYSNTAYICLIYLTSALVLTLAGRDFYQILGVSRSATTNEIKKAYRKLAKALHPDKNQDDPDASQKFQDLGAAYEALSDPEKRELYDRCGEDCLKKDGMMNNNDPFASFFGDFGFHFGGEQQHHETPRGADIVMELTVTLEELYNGNFIEITRNKPVIKPASGTRKCNCRQEMVTRNLGPGRFQMMQQTVCDECPNVKLVNEERLLEIEVEVGAKDGHKFRLRGEGEPHMDGDPGDLIFVFNTEKHPQFTRKGDDLYTNVTISLQDALTGFTMDLVHLDGHKVSVSRDKVTWAGARVRKKGEGMPNFDNNNLHGNLYITFDIDFPKQDFTDDEKEALRKILKQTPNNKVYNGL is encoded by the exons ATGTATAGTAATACTGCCtatatatgtttaatttatttaacatcgGCCTTAGTGTTGACGTTGGCCGGTCGGGACTTTTATCAAATTCTAGGTGTATCTCGTTCTGCGACCACAAATGAAATCAAGAAAGCTTACAGAAAACTAGCAAAAGCATTACATCCAGATAAGAATCAAGATGATCCTGATGCCTCTCAGAAATTTCAAGATCTTGGTGCAGCATATGAGGCTCTCTCGGATCCTGAAAAACGAGAATTGTATGATCGCTGTGGTGAAGACTGTCTGAAAAAAGATGGTATGATGAATAACAATGATCCATTTGCGAGTTTTTTTGGTGATTTCGGCTTCCACTTCGGCGGTGAACAACAACACCACGAAACACCACGCGGCGCTGATATCGTCATGGAGCTTACAGTTACTCTGGAGGAACTCTATAACGGAAATTTCATAGAG ATAACACGTAATAAGCCCGTGATCAAACCCGCGTCAGGGACACGTAAGTGCAACTGCAGGCAAGAGATGGTAACTAGGAACTTGGGCCCAGGACGCTTCCAGATGATGCAGCAGACTGTATGTGATGAATGTCCCAATGTCAAGCTTGTCAATGAAGAGAGACTACTGGAGATTGAG GTAGAGGTTGGTGCCAAAGATGGTCACAAGTTTAGACTAAGAGGTGAGGGTGAACCTCATATGGATGGAGACCCGGGAGACCTGATATTTGTGTTCAATACGGAGAAACACCCACAATTCACACGCAAGGGAGATGACCTGTACACAAATGTTACAATATCATTACAG GATGCATTGACAGGTTTCACAATGGACTTGGTACATCTGGATGGTCATAAAGTTTCTGTGTCCCGTGACAAGGTGACTTGGGCTGGAGCCCGTGTCCGCAAGAAGGGTGAAGGAATGCCCAACTTTGATAACAACAATCTACATGGAAATCTTTATATCACATTTGACATTGATTTCCCTAAGCAAGACTTTACCGATGACGAGAAGGAAG CACTAcgaaaaatacttaaacaaacaCCAAATAACAAAGTATACAATGGACTATAG